A section of the Deltaproteobacteria bacterium genome encodes:
- a CDS encoding Nif3-like dinuclear metal center hexameric protein, whose amino-acid sequence MSRRAAVTVNDVWRALDERFPFAHCADWDNVGILLGDPDAPVRSVLIALDATPAVIARLRRRPADLLVTHHPVVFTPLKSVRPDPGPSAVVFALLRMGVAVISAHTNADVAPRGVSHAMGRRLRLRGIRPLISGEPSSGACKIVVFVPPSHAEAVLSAAAEAGGARIGGYSRCSFRTPGTGTFLGGPDSSPWIGTPGTEERVEEVRLETVAPGSRVRAVLCAVRKAHPYEEPAIDVVPLREGALGGGIGIVGELPEPLPLDRALDAVRRALRPSWIHVAGPRRKTVRRVAIVGGSGAEFAFAAREAGADLYVTGDVKYHEALDAAAGDMPVADIGHASGERWILPEFRRVIIARFPGAVSARVIMDEEPLRAVPAGRRRGGEKP is encoded by the coding sequence GTGAGCCGCCGCGCCGCGGTCACGGTGAACGACGTGTGGCGGGCGCTCGACGAGCGCTTTCCGTTCGCCCACTGCGCCGACTGGGACAACGTCGGGATCCTGCTGGGCGACCCCGATGCTCCCGTGCGGTCGGTCCTCATCGCGCTCGACGCCACGCCGGCGGTGATCGCGCGCCTTCGACGGCGCCCCGCGGACCTTCTAGTCACACACCACCCCGTCGTGTTCACCCCCCTGAAATCCGTCCGTCCGGACCCCGGGCCCTCCGCCGTGGTGTTCGCCCTGCTGCGGATGGGCGTGGCGGTCATCTCCGCGCACACCAACGCCGACGTGGCTCCGCGGGGCGTTTCGCACGCGATGGGCCGCCGCCTGCGGCTGCGCGGGATCCGCCCGCTGATCTCCGGCGAACCGTCCTCCGGCGCGTGCAAAATCGTGGTGTTCGTTCCGCCGTCCCACGCGGAAGCCGTCTTGAGCGCCGCCGCGGAGGCTGGCGGGGCGCGGATCGGCGGGTATTCCCGCTGTTCCTTCCGGACCCCGGGGACCGGCACGTTCCTCGGGGGACCGGATTCCTCTCCGTGGATCGGAACACCGGGAACGGAGGAGCGCGTGGAGGAGGTCCGACTCGAGACGGTCGCGCCGGGGAGCCGGGTGCGGGCGGTGCTGTGCGCGGTGCGGAAGGCGCACCCGTACGAGGAGCCGGCGATCGACGTCGTGCCGTTGCGCGAGGGAGCCCTCGGGGGCGGGATCGGGATCGTCGGCGAGTTGCCCGAACCGCTGCCGCTCGACCGGGCCCTCGACGCTGTGCGCCGCGCCCTGCGGCCCTCCTGGATCCACGTCGCGGGTCCCCGCCGGAAGACGGTGCGCCGTGTCGCGATCGTCGGGGGGAGCGGGGCGGAGTTCGCCTTCGCGGCGCGCGAGGCGGGAGCGGACCTCTACGTGACGGGGGATGTGAAGTACCACGAGGCGCTGGATGCGGCGGCGGGGGACATGCCCGTCGCCGACATCGGGCACGCTTCGGGGGAACGGTGGATCCTGCCGGAATTCCGGCGGGTCATCATCGCGCGATTTCCGGGGGCCGTGTCGGCCCGTGTCATCATGGACGAAGAGCCCTTGCGGGCGGTGCCCGCGGGGCGAAGAAGGGGAGGGGAAAAGCCTTGA
- a CDS encoding transpeptidase family protein encodes MTFRARLILGGLLFLYVLVVLRAFQIQVLGVREIRDRGAKQYSSTIPLLPQRGVILDRTGTELAVSVATKSIFVQPAKLRDPDKAADLLAPRVSRSAAELRKLFAGEKGFVWVRRQMPSTAAEEAVREVKQALCALDPEAHGKPSAVDGIGTVEEPKRFYPNRELAASLVGFTNLDSEGMEGVELSLNRYLRGERGFLLCERDARGRLIVPATTPVEVNSKGHSVALTIDRNIQHVAESELQAAVEKYNARGGMAVVLSPGTGEILAMATAPSFNPNAPAGAPAEARKNRSLTDSFEPGSTFKVFTLASALELGAVSTTDRFFCENGAYHYAGKVIHDTHRYGWLTAPEVVKLSSNIGITKINERMDGDRFYDMIRAFGFGSRTGIELRGEVPGIAPSRRGFESRLRRATVSFGQGISVTPLQLAIGMAAVVNGGKVMKPYLVREIRDQEGKTVFRGEPRELRRVLSPKTSAQMREILGKVVEENGTGTQARIKGFLVGGKTGTAQKVEPGSGRYSATKRTASFIGFLPLNDPKLLILVVIDEPRGQVYGGIVAAPAFNQIAVKTAYYLGIQPTETAALAAARPSGPPTPGRATPVSTARTAGVMVMPDLSGLSMGRVVDIMGGYSVKLSLTGSGVARAQAPAPGALLVPGTESSVTFTAEPPLKIAAGKGAR; translated from the coding sequence ATGACCTTCCGCGCGCGCCTCATCCTCGGGGGACTCCTCTTCCTCTACGTCCTCGTTGTGCTGCGGGCCTTCCAGATCCAGGTTCTCGGGGTCAGGGAGATCCGTGATCGCGGCGCGAAGCAGTACTCCTCCACCATCCCTCTCCTCCCCCAGCGGGGAGTGATCCTGGACCGGACGGGAACCGAGCTCGCGGTGAGCGTCGCCACGAAGTCGATCTTCGTCCAGCCGGCGAAGCTGCGCGATCCCGACAAGGCGGCTGACCTCCTCGCCCCCCGGGTGTCCCGTTCCGCCGCGGAGCTCCGGAAGCTGTTCGCCGGGGAGAAGGGATTCGTGTGGGTGCGACGTCAGATGCCCTCCACCGCCGCGGAGGAGGCGGTGCGGGAAGTGAAGCAGGCGCTCTGCGCGCTCGACCCCGAAGCCCATGGAAAGCCGTCGGCGGTCGATGGCATCGGGACCGTCGAGGAGCCGAAACGGTTCTACCCGAACCGGGAACTGGCCGCGTCCCTCGTCGGCTTCACCAACCTGGACAGCGAGGGGATGGAGGGAGTCGAGCTCTCCCTGAACAGGTACCTGCGCGGCGAGCGGGGGTTCCTCCTCTGCGAGCGGGACGCCCGGGGCCGCCTCATCGTCCCCGCGACGACGCCGGTGGAGGTCAATTCAAAGGGACACTCGGTCGCCCTTACGATCGACCGGAACATCCAGCACGTCGCGGAGAGCGAGCTCCAGGCGGCGGTGGAGAAGTACAACGCCCGCGGCGGCATGGCCGTGGTGCTCTCGCCCGGAACGGGAGAGATCCTCGCGATGGCGACGGCGCCGTCGTTCAACCCGAACGCTCCCGCCGGCGCCCCCGCGGAGGCGCGGAAGAACCGTTCCCTGACCGACAGCTTCGAGCCCGGATCGACCTTCAAGGTGTTCACCCTTGCGTCGGCCCTCGAGCTGGGGGCGGTGAGCACCACGGACCGGTTCTTCTGCGAGAACGGGGCCTACCACTACGCCGGGAAGGTGATCCACGACACGCATCGGTACGGGTGGCTCACCGCGCCGGAGGTGGTCAAGCTCTCCAGCAACATCGGCATCACGAAGATCAACGAGCGGATGGACGGGGACCGGTTCTACGACATGATCCGGGCCTTCGGCTTCGGGTCCCGCACCGGGATCGAGCTCCGGGGGGAGGTCCCGGGGATCGCGCCGTCCCGCCGCGGTTTCGAAAGCCGCCTCCGCCGCGCCACCGTCTCCTTCGGACAGGGGATCTCGGTCACGCCGCTGCAGCTGGCCATCGGGATGGCGGCCGTGGTCAACGGCGGGAAGGTGATGAAACCGTACCTGGTCCGGGAGATCCGGGACCAGGAGGGGAAAACCGTGTTCCGCGGAGAGCCGCGGGAGCTTCGCCGGGTCCTCTCCCCGAAGACCTCGGCGCAAATGCGCGAGATCCTCGGGAAGGTGGTCGAGGAGAATGGGACGGGAACGCAGGCGCGCATCAAGGGATTCCTCGTCGGCGGGAAAACGGGGACGGCGCAGAAGGTCGAGCCGGGGTCGGGCCGGTACTCCGCGACGAAGCGGACCGCTTCCTTCATCGGCTTTCTCCCGCTGAACGATCCGAAGCTGCTCATCCTTGTCGTGATCGACGAGCCGCGAGGCCAGGTGTACGGCGGCATCGTCGCCGCCCCGGCCTTCAACCAGATCGCGGTCAAGACGGCGTACTACCTCGGCATCCAGCCGACGGAGACGGCGGCGCTCGCCGCCGCCCGCCCTTCGGGACCGCCGACGCCGGGCCGTGCGACGCCGGTGTCGACGGCACGGACCGCGGGCGTGATGGTCATGCCCGACCTCTCGGGGCTGTCCATGGGACGGGTCGTCGACATCATGGGAGGGTACTCGGTCAAGCTCTCGCTTACCGGAAGCGGAGTCGCCCGGGCGCAGGCGCCGGCTCCCGGAGCCCTCCTCGTCCCCGGGACGGAGAGCTCCGTGACGTTCACGGCGGAGCCGCCCCTGAAGATCGCCGCCGGCAAGGGGGCACGATGA
- the mraZ gene encoding division/cell wall cluster transcriptional repressor MraZ has product MIFRGRFEYTIDPKGRVNIPSPFRDRLQESAQGSFFLTNFSDCLYAFAADDWARIEERLSRVPSTDRKMNAFVRFFLGGAVEVVPDKQGRILVPPSLRSYAGLEKEVVILGMPNRFEIWSLARWQEEIGRFEKEVHEDPVLAREISALGI; this is encoded by the coding sequence ATGATCTTCCGGGGACGCTTCGAATATACCATTGATCCCAAAGGCAGGGTCAACATCCCCTCGCCCTTTCGCGACCGCCTTCAGGAATCCGCCCAAGGTTCGTTTTTCCTCACCAACTTCTCGGACTGCCTCTATGCCTTCGCCGCGGACGACTGGGCGCGGATCGAGGAGCGGCTTTCCCGCGTTCCCAGCACCGATCGGAAGATGAACGCCTTTGTCCGGTTTTTCCTCGGAGGCGCCGTCGAGGTCGTCCCCGACAAGCAGGGGAGGATCCTCGTTCCTCCCTCCCTGCGTTCCTACGCGGGGCTGGAAAAGGAGGTCGTGATCCTCGGGATGCCCAACCGGTTCGAGATCTGGTCGCTCGCCCGGTGGCAGGAAGAGATCGGCCGGTTCGAAAAGGAAGTGCACGAAGACCCGGTGCTGGCGCGGGAGATCAGCGCCCTCGGGATCTGA
- the mraY gene encoding phospho-N-acetylmuramoyl-pentapeptide-transferase, translating into MLYHLLFPLHADYSFFNVFRYITFRTIYAAITALLISFLLGPWLIRVLRSHQIGQIIRLDGPESHLSKEGTPTMGGLLIVLATVIPTLLWANLASHYIWIAVFVTLGFGAIGFVDDYKKVIRKDTKGLSPRRKLIAQFALAAAAAGLIYMDIGIKDTVIIPFLKNVRPSLGFLYIPFIVLVIVGASNAVNLTDGLDGLAIGPSIIAAGTYMLFAYLTGNVKIANYLQIQYVPGVGELTIFCGALAGAGLGFLWFNAYPAELFMGDTGSLSLGAALGTVAVMVKQELVLVLVGGIFVVEALSVIFQVTSYKTRRKRIFRMAPIHHHFELKGWAEPKIIVRFWIISIILALLAISTLKIR; encoded by the coding sequence ATGCTCTATCACCTCCTATTTCCGCTCCACGCGGACTATTCGTTCTTCAACGTATTCCGGTACATCACGTTCCGGACGATCTACGCGGCGATCACGGCGCTGCTGATCTCCTTTCTTCTCGGCCCCTGGCTGATCCGCGTTCTCCGGAGTCACCAGATCGGGCAGATTATCCGGCTGGACGGTCCGGAGAGCCACCTCTCCAAGGAGGGGACGCCGACGATGGGGGGGCTGCTCATCGTCCTTGCGACGGTCATCCCGACGCTGTTATGGGCGAACCTCGCGAGTCACTACATCTGGATCGCCGTGTTCGTGACGCTCGGGTTCGGCGCGATCGGCTTCGTCGACGACTACAAGAAGGTCATCCGGAAAGACACGAAGGGGCTGAGCCCGCGCAGGAAACTGATCGCCCAGTTCGCCCTTGCCGCCGCCGCCGCCGGGCTCATCTACATGGACATCGGCATCAAGGACACGGTGATCATCCCCTTCCTGAAGAACGTCCGCCCCTCCCTCGGGTTCCTCTACATCCCGTTCATCGTCCTGGTGATCGTGGGGGCCTCCAACGCGGTGAACCTGACCGACGGGCTGGACGGGTTGGCGATCGGCCCCTCCATCATCGCCGCCGGGACGTACATGCTCTTCGCCTACCTCACCGGCAACGTCAAGATCGCGAACTACCTCCAGATCCAGTACGTCCCGGGCGTCGGGGAGCTGACGATCTTCTGCGGCGCCCTCGCGGGTGCGGGGCTCGGGTTCCTCTGGTTCAACGCCTACCCGGCGGAGCTGTTCATGGGGGACACGGGTTCCCTTTCCTTGGGGGCCGCGCTGGGGACGGTGGCGGTGATGGTGAAGCAGGAACTCGTCCTCGTGCTGGTGGGGGGGATCTTCGTGGTGGAGGCCCTCTCGGTGATCTTCCAGGTGACCTCCTACAAGACCCGGAGGAAACGGATCTTCCGGATGGCGCCGATCCACCACCACTTCGAGCTGAAGGGGTGGGCCGAGCCGAAGATCATCGTCCGATTCTGGATCATCTCGATCATCCTCGCGCTGCTGGCGATCAGCACGCTGAAGATCCGGTGA
- the murF gene encoding UDP-N-acetylmuramoyl-tripeptide--D-alanyl-D-alanine ligase: MTLPEVIGAIHPLREAGEISPTEPIGEVTADSRHVGPGSVFIALPGERADGADFVGEAFGKGALAAIVSEAGARKVPGGLARTQPVFVVRDPVEALGDMARAHRLRHRDIPLVGITGSSGKTTTKDMLFCLLSRSRRVLRNPGNRNNLIGMPLALLELSGEHDAAILEMGSNAPGEITRLAGIACPDIAVITNIAPAHLEGFRTMEGVAREKGDLFRALGGAGTAVVNATDLRVVREAGRCRAEKVHYGVALNDFSGRIVSMSDAGMRIVVQTPAGEFSSFIGIAGEHHLMNALAATAAAFTLGLRPAEMEEGFAGFVSVPGRFHPVPLRGGGLLLDDSYNANPASTEAALRSLASLARGRRTVVVFGDMLELGESSPASHFRIGHLIAALTVDRLFAFGAGAAHAARGAKEGGMSDAAIDHTTDRARLREAVRGFVAEGDVVLVKGSRGMRLDEVVADIKEVMA, encoded by the coding sequence ATGACGCTCCCGGAGGTGATCGGGGCGATCCACCCGTTGCGGGAGGCGGGGGAAATCTCCCCGACGGAACCGATCGGGGAGGTCACCGCCGACAGCCGTCACGTCGGGCCGGGTTCCGTCTTCATCGCACTCCCGGGGGAGCGGGCCGATGGCGCGGATTTCGTCGGGGAGGCGTTCGGGAAAGGCGCGCTCGCCGCGATCGTCTCGGAGGCGGGTGCCCGGAAGGTGCCGGGCGGGCTGGCCCGAACGCAGCCGGTCTTTGTCGTCCGGGACCCCGTGGAAGCCCTCGGCGACATGGCCCGGGCCCATCGGCTCCGCCACCGGGACATCCCCCTGGTGGGAATCACCGGGAGTTCCGGGAAGACGACCACGAAGGATATGCTGTTCTGCCTCCTCTCGCGGTCCCGCCGCGTGCTTCGCAATCCCGGAAACCGGAACAACCTGATCGGGATGCCCCTGGCGCTGCTCGAACTGTCCGGGGAGCACGACGCGGCGATCCTCGAGATGGGCTCCAACGCACCGGGGGAGATCACCCGGCTGGCCGGCATCGCCTGCCCCGACATCGCGGTGATCACGAACATCGCCCCCGCGCACCTCGAAGGGTTCCGCACCATGGAGGGGGTTGCGCGCGAGAAGGGGGACCTCTTCCGGGCCCTTGGCGGCGCCGGCACCGCCGTGGTCAACGCGACCGACCTCCGCGTCGTCCGCGAGGCGGGCCGTTGCCGCGCCGAAAAGGTCCACTACGGCGTCGCGCTGAACGACTTCTCCGGACGGATCGTCTCGATGTCCGACGCGGGGATGCGGATCGTCGTTCAAACGCCGGCGGGCGAGTTCTCTTCCTTCATCGGGATCGCCGGGGAGCACCACCTGATGAACGCCCTCGCGGCGACGGCCGCCGCCTTCACCCTCGGGTTGCGCCCCGCGGAGATGGAGGAGGGGTTTGCGGGCTTCGTCTCCGTGCCGGGCCGGTTTCACCCCGTGCCCCTTCGGGGCGGCGGGCTCCTCCTGGACGACAGCTACAACGCCAACCCCGCATCCACCGAGGCGGCGCTGCGCTCCCTCGCGTCGCTCGCCAGGGGCCGGCGCACCGTCGTCGTGTTCGGCGACATGCTGGAACTCGGAGAGAGCTCTCCCGCGTCGCATTTCCGCATCGGACACCTGATCGCCGCCCTCACCGTGGACCGGCTCTTCGCGTTCGGCGCCGGTGCGGCCCATGCCGCGCGCGGGGCGAAGGAGGGCGGGATGAGCGACGCCGCGATCGATCACACGACCGACCGCGCGCGACTCCGGGAGGCGGTGCGCGGATTCGTCGCGGAGGGGGACGTCGTCCTGGTGAAGGGATCGCGGGGGATGCGCCTCGACGAGGTGGTGGCGGATATCAAGGAGGTCATGGCGTAA
- a CDS encoding cell division protein FtsL — MRRMIVGNGLCMITEIRKEPAAVPAVPRRRGFVALFLALLVTGLFNVWLSGQCIRMGYRVSSSFEEKRTLQKEQEVLRLEALALKSPARIHAIARNDLHMVPAQMDRVIR, encoded by the coding sequence ATGAGGAGAATGATCGTTGGAAACGGTCTGTGCATGATCACGGAGATCCGGAAGGAACCCGCGGCGGTCCCTGCGGTCCCCCGTCGCCGCGGATTTGTCGCCCTGTTCCTGGCCCTTCTCGTCACCGGCCTGTTCAACGTCTGGCTGTCGGGCCAGTGCATCCGCATGGGGTACCGGGTTTCCTCCTCCTTCGAGGAGAAGCGGACCCTTCAGAAGGAGCAGGAGGTTCTCCGGCTGGAGGCGCTGGCGCTGAAGAGCCCCGCCCGCATCCACGCCATCGCCCGGAACGACCTGCACATGGTGCCCGCGCAGATGGACCGGGTGATCCGGTGA
- a CDS encoding C4-type zinc ribbon domain-containing protein, with amino-acid sequence MEQVKILIDLQEVMSQARRLDEEKQKIPLEVADLKSLFEEREASFLAVEQEFETLKQQRREKEREIEEERDKVERAKAKLMSIKTNKEYYAMLKEIEGTRRTNVAREEELLSLLVRYEEVEKGLAERKADLDEVSGRYRERRIDIDARMGTFDDNIGKLAARRRQVANRLDPSLVRRFEMIFERRDGLAVVAARDYSCMGCHMNIAPQLFNLLQREDRIHTCPNCNRVVYYEATMIEAGGE; translated from the coding sequence ATGGAGCAAGTGAAGATCCTGATCGATCTGCAGGAGGTCATGAGCCAGGCACGGCGGCTCGACGAGGAGAAGCAGAAGATCCCCCTCGAGGTCGCGGATCTGAAGAGCCTCTTCGAAGAGCGCGAGGCGTCGTTTCTGGCGGTGGAGCAGGAGTTCGAGACCCTGAAGCAGCAGCGCCGCGAGAAGGAGCGGGAGATCGAGGAGGAGCGGGACAAGGTCGAGCGGGCGAAGGCGAAGCTCATGTCGATCAAGACGAACAAGGAATATTACGCCATGCTCAAGGAGATCGAAGGGACCCGGCGGACGAACGTGGCCCGCGAAGAGGAACTTCTCTCCCTCCTCGTGCGCTACGAGGAGGTCGAGAAGGGGCTCGCGGAGCGGAAGGCCGACCTCGACGAGGTGTCGGGGAGGTACCGGGAGCGGAGGATCGACATCGACGCCCGGATGGGAACCTTCGACGACAACATCGGGAAGCTGGCCGCGCGCAGGCGCCAGGTGGCGAACAGGCTGGATCCGTCCCTCGTGCGCCGCTTCGAGATGATCTTCGAACGGCGGGACGGCCTGGCGGTCGTCGCGGCGAGGGACTACTCCTGCATGGGGTGCCACATGAACATCGCCCCGCAGCTGTTCAACCTTTTGCAGCGGGAGGACCGGATCCACACCTGCCCCAACTGCAACCGTGTCGTGTACTACGAGGCGACGATGATCGAGGCGGGCGGCGAGTGA
- a CDS encoding UDP-N-acetylmuramoyl-L-alanyl-D-glutamate--2,6-diaminopimelate ligase encodes MRLAELLAGIVPVPAGPLGEIGIGGISVDSRSVRPGDLFVAVPGGRADGHAYLADAARAGAAAALVERELPSPPLPVVRVPSTAAALPGVAVAFHGDPSAKLRVTGVTGTNGKTTITYLIEGILAAAGRVPAVIGTIDYRVAGTVLRKGLTTPFPHELQAVTAEAVALGATDLLMEVSSHSAAQGRIEGVRFDVGIFTNLTRDHLDFHGDMESYFSAKARLFREYLPAGGKRTGIALNGDDPYGERLAHEFPSATTFGFSRSWDIHPEEMEMTWEGTRVVLATPAGPLALRSPLIGAHNVSNMMAAVAGGLLLSVSPATIAAGIAAAGTIPGRLEPIPNARGLHVFVDYAHTPDGMDRVLSTLRGLTEGRLVTVFGCGGNRDRGKRPAMGRVAALRSDVVVVTSDNPRDEDPGAILAEIVPGLMSEGLVEAHGPAVWREGFFRVEADRKAAITLALSLTEPGDTVVIVGKGHEDVQIIGDRRLPFDDRQAVRDVLAAGR; translated from the coding sequence ATGAGACTGGCCGAACTTCTGGCGGGGATCGTCCCCGTGCCCGCCGGCCCCCTGGGGGAGATCGGGATCGGGGGGATCAGCGTCGATTCGCGCTCCGTGCGGCCCGGCGACCTGTTCGTTGCCGTTCCCGGCGGCCGCGCCGACGGCCACGCGTATCTCGCCGACGCGGCACGCGCCGGCGCGGCGGCGGCTCTGGTGGAGCGCGAACTTCCCTCCCCCCCCCTGCCGGTCGTGCGCGTCCCCTCCACGGCGGCGGCGTTGCCGGGGGTGGCCGTGGCGTTCCACGGCGATCCCTCCGCAAAGCTGCGGGTGACGGGCGTCACGGGGACCAACGGGAAGACGACGATCACGTACCTGATCGAGGGGATTCTGGCGGCGGCCGGCCGCGTCCCCGCGGTGATCGGCACGATCGATTACCGGGTGGCCGGCACGGTCCTCCGGAAAGGGTTGACCACGCCGTTCCCCCACGAGCTCCAGGCGGTGACGGCCGAGGCGGTCGCCCTTGGGGCCACCGACCTGCTGATGGAGGTGTCTTCCCACAGTGCCGCGCAGGGACGGATCGAGGGGGTCCGGTTCGACGTGGGGATCTTCACCAACCTCACGAGGGACCACCTCGACTTCCACGGCGACATGGAATCGTACTTCTCCGCCAAGGCGCGACTCTTCCGGGAATACCTCCCCGCCGGCGGAAAACGGACCGGGATCGCCCTGAACGGAGACGATCCGTACGGCGAGCGCCTCGCGCACGAGTTTCCCTCCGCGACGACGTTCGGGTTCTCCCGCTCCTGGGACATTCATCCGGAGGAGATGGAGATGACGTGGGAAGGGACCCGGGTGGTCCTCGCCACGCCGGCCGGTCCCCTGGCGCTGCGGTCCCCCCTGATCGGGGCGCACAACGTGTCCAACATGATGGCGGCCGTCGCCGGAGGTCTCCTTCTTTCGGTGTCCCCCGCGACGATCGCCGCCGGGATCGCCGCCGCCGGGACGATCCCGGGCCGGCTGGAGCCGATCCCGAACGCGCGAGGGCTCCATGTGTTCGTGGACTATGCCCACACCCCGGACGGGATGGACCGGGTTCTCTCGACCCTGCGGGGGTTGACGGAGGGACGGCTCGTCACCGTGTTCGGCTGCGGGGGAAACCGCGACCGCGGGAAGCGCCCAGCGATGGGCCGGGTGGCGGCGTTGCGGTCCGACGTCGTGGTGGTGACCTCCGACAACCCGCGGGACGAGGACCCCGGGGCGATCCTCGCGGAGATCGTCCCCGGGTTGATGTCGGAGGGGCTCGTGGAGGCGCATGGACCGGCGGTCTGGCGGGAGGGGTTCTTCCGCGTGGAGGCCGACAGGAAAGCGGCGATCACTCTCGCCCTCTCGCTCACGGAGCCGGGGGACACGGTGGTGATCGTCGGGAAAGGACATGAGGATGTCCAGATCATCGGGGATCGGCGCCTGCCGTTCGACGACCGGCAAGCGGTCCGGGACGTGCTTGCAGCGGGGAGGTAG
- the rsmH gene encoding 16S rRNA (cytosine(1402)-N(4))-methyltransferase RsmH, which yields MAPGHIPVLLQETLEGLAPAPGEIFLDGTTGAGGHAAEIAARIGPRGLLVCADADPSMLGIAGRRLSEFPWARLVHADFADLDALREAAGGRTFDGALLDLGISSLQLDDPARGFSFRVEGPLDMRRDPDGGGPTAAEVLRDTREKDLADLFYQFGEERFSRRIARAVVESRKREPIRTTTGLAELVSSAIPRRAWPRDIHPATRVFQALRIAVNRELSSLGAFLDAIPRHLSPGGRVAVISFHSLEDRMVKTAFRRPAPGPGEEDPTLERLTRKPVVPSEREARENPRARSAKLRVARRPDGGD from the coding sequence GTGGCGCCCGGTCACATCCCCGTTCTTTTACAAGAGACGTTGGAAGGACTGGCTCCCGCTCCCGGCGAGATCTTCCTCGACGGGACGACCGGAGCCGGCGGGCACGCAGCGGAGATCGCCGCGAGGATCGGCCCCCGGGGTCTTCTGGTCTGCGCCGACGCGGACCCCTCGATGCTCGGGATCGCGGGCCGACGGCTCTCGGAGTTCCCCTGGGCGCGGCTCGTCCACGCGGACTTCGCGGACCTCGACGCGCTGCGCGAGGCCGCGGGGGGGAGGACGTTCGACGGTGCGCTGCTGGACTTGGGGATCTCTTCCCTCCAGCTCGACGACCCGGCGCGCGGCTTCTCGTTCCGGGTGGAGGGTCCCCTCGACATGCGGCGGGATCCGGACGGCGGTGGGCCGACGGCGGCCGAGGTCCTCCGGGACACGCGGGAGAAGGATCTCGCGGACCTCTTCTACCAGTTCGGAGAGGAGCGGTTCTCCCGGCGGATCGCCCGCGCGGTGGTGGAGAGCAGGAAAAGGGAGCCGATCCGGACGACCACCGGGCTCGCGGAACTGGTTTCCTCGGCGATCCCCCGGAGGGCCTGGCCACGGGACATTCACCCCGCCACGAGGGTGTTCCAGGCGCTGCGGATCGCCGTGAACCGGGAGCTTTCTTCGCTCGGCGCGTTCCTCGACGCGATCCCCCGGCACCTCTCTCCCGGGGGTCGGGTGGCGGTGATCAGTTTCCACTCGCTCGAGGATCGGATGGTGAAAACGGCGTTCCGGCGGCCCGCGCCCGGTCCGGGAGAAGAAGATCCGACGCTTGAACGGTTGACCCGCAAGCCGGTCGTCCCGTCGGAACGGGAAGCGCGGGAAAACCCGAGAGCGCGCAGCGCGAAGCTCCGCGTGGCGCGCCGGCCCGATGGAGGAGACTGA
- a CDS encoding ribonuclease HI family protein, producing MTLVDVTVRVDGASRGNPGPSGAGAVVEFGDGRAPRELCAYLGETTNNVAEYRALLLALEEAARHAVSSLTVHSDSELLVRQLRGEYKVKAAHLRPLHAEACRRLRVFPTVRILHVPREENRRADSLANLAIDQHRKG from the coding sequence GTGACCCTCGTCGACGTCACGGTGCGCGTCGACGGCGCCAGCCGCGGGAATCCCGGGCCCTCCGGCGCCGGCGCGGTGGTCGAGTTCGGGGACGGGCGGGCGCCGAGGGAGCTTTGCGCCTACCTCGGGGAGACGACGAACAACGTGGCGGAATACCGCGCGCTGCTCCTGGCGCTCGAAGAGGCGGCCCGGCACGCCGTCTCCTCCCTCACGGTCCACTCCGACTCGGAACTCCTCGTTCGGCAGTTGAGGGGAGAGTACAAGGTGAAGGCGGCGCACCTCCGGCCGCTCCACGCGGAGGCGTGCCGCCGGTTGCGCGTTTTCCCGACGGTCCGTATACTGCATGTACCACGCGAGGAGAACCGGAGGGCGGATTCCCTGGCGAACCTCGCGATCGATCAGCACCGGAAAGGATAA